One region of Bradyrhizobium betae genomic DNA includes:
- a CDS encoding SRPBCC family protein produces the protein MQMNDSQRIPASREQVWAALNDPAVLKQCIPGCQSLEVTAPNQMTATVVFKVGPVKATFSGKVTLSDFDPPNAYRISGEGSGGVAGFAKGGALVRLEAESADITVLHYEVDAQIGGKLAQLGARLINSTATKLAGEFFKSFAEVVSAKASA, from the coding sequence ATGCAGATGAACGACAGCCAGCGTATTCCCGCCTCACGCGAGCAGGTCTGGGCGGCGCTGAACGATCCCGCTGTGCTGAAGCAGTGCATCCCCGGCTGCCAGTCGCTCGAGGTGACCGCGCCGAACCAGATGACGGCGACGGTGGTCTTCAAGGTCGGCCCGGTGAAGGCGACGTTCAGCGGCAAGGTGACGCTGTCCGATTTCGATCCGCCCAACGCCTATCGCATCTCGGGCGAGGGCTCGGGCGGCGTCGCCGGCTTTGCCAAGGGTGGTGCTCTCGTGCGGCTGGAGGCCGAGAGCGCCGATATCACGGTGCTGCATTACGAGGTCGATGCGCAGATCGGCGGCAAGCTCGCCCAGCTCGGTGCCCGGCTGATCAACTCGACCGCGACGAAGCTGGCGGGCGAGTTCTTCAAATCGTTCGCCGAGGTGGTGAGCGCGAAGGCCTCAGCCTAG
- the pgeF gene encoding peptidoglycan editing factor PgeF, which produces MTLASSLLSAVPGLRHSFFTREGGVSGGIYAALNGGLGSNDDQALVAENRRRMAEHVGVAPERFLSLHQIHSPDVLVADAPWPSGPRPKGDALVTKTPGIALGVSTADCGPVLFVDPNARVIGGAHAGWKGALTGVLESTILAMEKLGATRSGIIAAIGPLIRQESYEVGNEFVARFIEADADNAMFFIPSVRDGHAMFDLAGFIRKRLEAAGILMIDDLGLDTYADERFFSYRRSVHRKEPDYGRHIHAIALEG; this is translated from the coding sequence ATGACCCTTGCTTCGTCGCTGCTGTCGGCCGTACCGGGGCTGCGGCATTCCTTCTTCACGCGCGAGGGCGGCGTCTCCGGCGGCATCTACGCCGCCCTAAACGGCGGGCTCGGATCCAATGACGATCAGGCGCTCGTCGCGGAGAACCGCCGCCGCATGGCCGAGCATGTCGGCGTCGCGCCGGAGCGCTTCCTCAGCCTGCACCAGATCCATTCGCCGGACGTGCTCGTCGCCGATGCGCCATGGCCGAGCGGACCGCGGCCGAAGGGCGATGCGCTGGTGACGAAAACGCCGGGCATCGCCCTTGGCGTCTCGACAGCGGATTGCGGGCCGGTGCTGTTCGTCGATCCCAACGCCCGCGTGATCGGCGGCGCACATGCCGGCTGGAAGGGCGCGCTGACCGGCGTGCTGGAGTCGACGATCCTGGCGATGGAAAAGCTCGGCGCCACGCGCAGCGGCATCATCGCCGCGATCGGCCCTTTGATCCGGCAGGAAAGCTACGAGGTCGGCAACGAGTTCGTAGCGCGCTTCATCGAGGCCGATGCGGACAACGCAATGTTCTTCATCCCGTCGGTCCGCGACGGCCACGCGATGTTCGATCTCGCCGGCTTCATCCGCAAGCGACTGGAGGCGGCCGGCATCCTGATGATCGACGACCTTGGTCTGGATACCTACGCCGACGAGCGCTTCTTCAGCTATCGCCGCTCGGTGCATCGCAAGGAGCCGGACTACGGCCGGCACATCCACGCGATCGCGCTGGAAGGGTGA
- a CDS encoding accessory factor UbiK family protein produces MTQTNNRFFDEIGRLMNDAAGAAQGVKREFDTVLRTQAEKFLRDMDLVKREEFEAVKDMARLAREENEALKARITALEAKLGGAAS; encoded by the coding sequence ATGACCCAGACCAACAACCGGTTTTTCGACGAGATCGGCCGCCTGATGAACGACGCCGCTGGTGCCGCCCAGGGCGTCAAGCGTGAGTTCGACACGGTCTTGCGCACCCAGGCCGAAAAATTCCTGCGCGACATGGACCTGGTCAAGCGTGAGGAGTTCGAGGCGGTCAAGGACATGGCCCGCCTGGCGCGTGAAGAGAACGAGGCCCTGAAAGCGCGCATCACAGCGCTGGAGGCCAAGCTCGGGGGAGCGGCTAGCTGA
- the lgt gene encoding prolipoprotein diacylglyceryl transferase, with translation MPFLLIDFPAFKPIAIEIGPFAIRWYALAYISGIVFGWLYARSLLKKERLWGGPAPMSLVQIDDFILWVTLGIILGGRTGYVLFYNLPFFIDHPAAIFKLWEGGMSFHGGFLGCVVAVMWFAYRSGISILSLGDITTAVAPVGLLLGRIANFINGELWGRATDPSLPWAMIFPNDPTQLPRHPSQLYEAGMEGILLFTVLAIMIRLGALKRPGMILGAFILIYGLSRIAGEHFREPDAQLGFLWGGLTMGMLLSIPMLIVGLILIVLAVRRGAPKPAGTIR, from the coding sequence ATGCCCTTTCTGCTCATCGACTTTCCCGCCTTCAAGCCGATCGCGATCGAGATCGGTCCGTTCGCGATCCGCTGGTATGCGCTGGCCTATATCAGCGGCATCGTGTTCGGATGGCTCTATGCACGCTCGCTGTTGAAGAAAGAGCGGCTGTGGGGCGGGCCGGCGCCGATGTCGCTGGTGCAGATCGACGATTTCATCCTCTGGGTCACGCTCGGCATCATTCTGGGCGGCCGCACCGGCTATGTGCTGTTCTACAATCTGCCCTTCTTCATCGATCATCCCGCCGCGATCTTCAAATTGTGGGAGGGCGGCATGTCCTTCCACGGCGGTTTCCTCGGCTGCGTCGTCGCGGTGATGTGGTTCGCCTACCGGAGCGGCATCTCGATCCTGTCGCTCGGCGATATCACCACCGCGGTCGCTCCGGTCGGCCTCTTGCTTGGGCGCATCGCCAATTTCATCAATGGCGAATTGTGGGGCCGCGCCACGGACCCCAGCCTGCCCTGGGCGATGATCTTCCCCAACGACCCCACACAGCTGCCGCGCCACCCGAGCCAGCTCTACGAGGCCGGCATGGAAGGCATCCTGCTGTTCACCGTGCTCGCGATCATGATCCGCCTCGGCGCGCTGAAGCGACCAGGCATGATCCTCGGCGCCTTCATCCTGATCTATGGCCTGTCCCGGATCGCCGGCGAGCATTTCCGCGAACCGGACGCCCAGCTCGGCTTCCTCTGGGGCGGATTAACCATGGGCATGCTGTTGTCGATCCCGATGCTTATTGTCGGGCTCATACTTATTGTATTGGCTGTGAGGCGCGGTGCGCCGAAGCCCGCAGGGACCATTCGTTAA
- a CDS encoding dienelactone hydrolase family protein, which translates to MIDQQIAIPTKDGHTATFISHPERGGPFPVILFYMDAPAIREELRDMARRLATSGYYVMLPNLYYRSGVMELGALPADPNAPERKRMFALMGSLTISMIMDDTKALLAYAEGQAAANTKIVGTVGYCMSGRYAVNAATHFPDRVKAAASIYGTQLATDQDDSPHLAGGKTRAELYFACAETDIYAPTEIIEKVKQGMNGAKAEVEIYPGTHHGFAFPKRPVYDRDAAERHWERLLALYRRNLV; encoded by the coding sequence ATGATCGACCAGCAGATCGCAATCCCCACCAAGGACGGCCACACCGCAACCTTCATCAGCCATCCCGAACGGGGCGGACCGTTTCCGGTCATCCTGTTCTACATGGACGCGCCGGCGATCCGCGAGGAGCTGCGCGACATGGCGCGGCGGCTCGCGACCTCGGGCTATTACGTGATGCTGCCGAACCTCTATTACCGCTCCGGCGTGATGGAGCTCGGCGCGCTGCCGGCCGATCCGAACGCGCCGGAGCGCAAGCGCATGTTCGCGCTGATGGGCTCACTCACGATTTCGATGATCATGGACGACACCAAGGCGCTGCTCGCCTACGCTGAGGGCCAGGCGGCCGCGAACACGAAGATTGTCGGCACCGTCGGCTACTGCATGAGCGGCCGCTACGCCGTCAATGCCGCCACGCATTTTCCCGATCGCGTCAAGGCCGCCGCCTCGATCTACGGCACACAGCTCGCGACCGACCAGGACGACAGCCCGCATCTCGCCGGAGGCAAGACCAGGGCCGAGCTCTATTTCGCCTGCGCCGAGACCGACATCTACGCGCCCACGGAGATCATCGAGAAGGTCAAGCAGGGCATGAACGGCGCCAAAGCCGAGGTCGAGATCTATCCCGGTACGCATCACGGCTTCGCCTTTCCCAAGCGCCCGGTCTACGACCGCGACGCCGCCGAGCGGCACTGGGAGCGGCTGCTGGCGCTCTATCGCCGCAATCTCGTCTAG
- a CDS encoding ribose-phosphate pyrophosphokinase has product MSAKNGSIKLVAGNSNPALAQAIAQGLDLPLTKAVVRRFADMEIFVEIQENVRGSDAFIIQSTSFPANDHLMELLIITDALRRSSARRITAVLPYFGYARQDRKSGSRTPISAKLVANLITQAGVDRVMTLDLHAGQIQGFFDIPTDNLYAAPLMVRDIKDKFDLSKTMVISPDVGGVARARGLAKRINTPLAIVDKRRERAGESEVMNVIGDVAGYTCILIDDIVDSGGTLVNAADALIAKGAKDVYAYITHGVLSGGAAARIAGSRLKELVITDSILPTDAVTKAPNIRTLPIASLISDAIARTAAEESVSSLFD; this is encoded by the coding sequence ATGTCGGCCAAAAACGGCTCCATCAAGCTCGTTGCCGGCAATTCCAATCCGGCCCTCGCGCAAGCAATCGCGCAAGGCCTGGACTTGCCGTTGACCAAGGCCGTGGTACGGCGCTTCGCCGACATGGAGATCTTCGTCGAGATCCAGGAGAACGTCCGCGGCTCGGATGCCTTCATCATCCAGTCGACCTCGTTCCCGGCGAACGACCATCTGATGGAATTGCTGATCATCACCGACGCGCTGCGCCGCTCCTCGGCGCGCCGCATTACCGCGGTGCTGCCCTATTTCGGCTACGCCCGGCAGGACCGCAAATCGGGTTCGCGCACGCCGATCTCGGCCAAGCTCGTCGCCAATTTGATCACGCAAGCCGGCGTCGATCGCGTCATGACGCTAGACCTGCACGCCGGCCAGATCCAGGGCTTCTTCGACATCCCGACCGACAACCTCTATGCCGCGCCGCTGATGGTGCGCGACATCAAGGACAAGTTCGACCTCTCCAAGACGATGGTGATCTCGCCTGACGTCGGCGGCGTGGCCCGCGCGCGCGGCCTCGCCAAGCGCATCAACACCCCGCTCGCGATCGTCGACAAGCGCCGCGAGCGTGCCGGCGAATCCGAGGTTATGAACGTGATCGGCGACGTCGCCGGCTACACCTGCATCCTGATCGACGACATCGTCGACTCCGGCGGCACGCTGGTGAACGCGGCCGATGCGTTGATCGCCAAGGGTGCCAAGGACGTCTACGCCTACATCACCCACGGCGTGCTCTCCGGCGGCGCGGCCGCCCGTATCGCGGGCTCGAGGCTGAAAGAGCTCGTGATCACCGACTCGATCCTGCCGACGGATGCGGTGACCAAGGCGCCGAACATCCGCACGCTGCCGATCGCCAGCCTGATCTCCGACGCGATCGCGCGCACCGCCGCGGAAGAGTCGGTGTCGAGCCTGTTCGACTAG
- a CDS encoding XdhC family protein produces the protein MTAHVEVLDLVAQMKAAERAFVLATVVRTVSVTAAKAGAKAIIAADGTIVAGWIGGGCAKGAVLRAAREALADGEPRMVSVQPENLLAEIGVSAGESRDGIRFASNMCPSKGTMDIFVEPVLPHPSLVVLGASPVALSLAAQARVLGYHVTLAAPAADLTAQPDADTLIDGYQLGELNDAKRFVVVSTQGKGDEAALRAAVATKADYRAFVGSHRKMASLRAKLIAEGASAAAIDDVKAPAGLDLGAITPEEIAMSILAEITRERRRGQRAAVQSANRE, from the coding sequence ATGACCGCTCATGTCGAAGTGCTGGATCTCGTCGCGCAGATGAAGGCCGCCGAGCGTGCCTTCGTGCTGGCGACTGTCGTGCGCACCGTGTCGGTGACAGCAGCCAAGGCCGGAGCCAAGGCGATCATCGCGGCCGACGGCACCATTGTCGCGGGGTGGATCGGCGGCGGCTGCGCCAAAGGCGCGGTGTTGAGGGCGGCGCGCGAGGCGCTCGCCGACGGCGAGCCGCGCATGGTCTCAGTGCAGCCGGAGAACCTGCTGGCCGAGATCGGCGTCAGCGCCGGCGAGAGCCGCGACGGCATCCGCTTCGCCAGCAACATGTGCCCGAGCAAGGGCACCATGGACATTTTCGTCGAGCCGGTGTTGCCGCATCCCTCGCTGGTCGTTCTCGGCGCAAGTCCGGTGGCGCTGTCGCTGGCGGCACAGGCGCGCGTGCTCGGCTATCACGTCACGCTCGCCGCACCCGCCGCCGATCTCACGGCGCAGCCGGATGCCGACACGCTCATCGATGGCTACCAGCTCGGTGAGCTCAACGACGCCAAGCGCTTCGTCGTGGTCTCGACGCAGGGCAAGGGCGACGAAGCCGCCTTGCGCGCGGCGGTCGCGACCAAGGCCGACTATCGCGCCTTCGTCGGCAGCCACCGCAAGATGGCGTCGCTGCGCGCAAAACTGATCGCGGAAGGCGCCAGCGCCGCTGCGATCGACGATGTCAAGGCGCCGGCCGGGCTCGATCTCGGCGCCATCACGCCGGAGGAGATCGCAATGTCGATCCTCGCCGAGATCACCAGGGAACGGCGGCGTGGCCAGCGTGCCGCCGTCCAGTCAGCAAACAGAGAGTGA
- a CDS encoding vWA domain-containing protein, whose translation MSCCGSSPGYDDLDQVSRLVSARLAAFLRTLRDAGFRVGLAEGQDAATLMSSGYAARSGLLRAAFKHLLSARKSDWDKFDGLFDAFWLGQRVRSRSRTIGSTPGASNPSLKSLQDAAAEQGGSQSITDQLPSSDDAPEGRSGEGRMEGASPAENIAEVDFRKLSDPDQVAEAHEAAAQLARAMRTRLTRRDLARRRGYRLDLRRTIHRNISHGGVPISLVKRQRKHKPLRLIVLLDASGSMSMYTSVFLRFIHGVLDQFREAEAFLFHTRLAYVSDAMKEKNAARALDRLSIMAQGAGGGTKIGESLQTFNRWHARRVIHSRSCVMIVSDGYETGDAALLGREMAALARRCRRIVWLNPMMAWEGYTPEARGIRAALPHVDLYAPANSLQSLRALEPYLMKL comes from the coding sequence ATGAGCTGCTGCGGATCCAGCCCCGGATATGATGACCTCGACCAGGTCTCCCGCCTCGTCTCCGCAAGGCTTGCCGCCTTCCTGCGTACCTTGCGCGATGCCGGATTTCGCGTGGGACTTGCCGAAGGGCAGGATGCGGCGACGCTGATGTCGTCAGGCTACGCGGCGCGGTCCGGCCTCTTGCGCGCGGCGTTCAAGCATCTCCTTTCGGCGCGCAAATCCGACTGGGACAAGTTCGATGGCCTGTTCGATGCGTTCTGGCTGGGCCAGCGCGTGCGCTCGCGCTCCCGCACCATCGGCTCGACGCCCGGCGCCAGCAATCCCTCGCTGAAGAGCCTGCAGGATGCGGCAGCGGAGCAGGGCGGCAGCCAATCCATCACCGACCAGCTTCCGTCCTCCGATGACGCGCCGGAAGGCCGCTCCGGCGAGGGCCGCATGGAGGGTGCTTCGCCGGCGGAGAATATCGCCGAGGTCGATTTCAGAAAGCTCAGCGATCCCGATCAGGTCGCAGAGGCCCATGAGGCCGCAGCGCAGCTCGCACGGGCGATGCGCACACGCCTGACCCGGCGGGATCTGGCGCGCCGGCGCGGCTACCGGCTCGATCTCCGGCGGACGATTCATCGCAACATCAGCCATGGCGGCGTGCCGATCAGCCTGGTGAAACGGCAACGCAAGCACAAGCCGCTGCGGCTGATCGTGCTGCTCGATGCGTCCGGCTCGATGAGCATGTACACCAGCGTCTTCCTGCGCTTCATCCACGGCGTGCTCGACCAGTTCCGCGAGGCCGAGGCGTTCCTGTTTCACACGCGCCTTGCCTATGTCTCCGATGCGATGAAAGAGAAGAACGCCGCTCGCGCGCTCGACCGGCTCTCGATCATGGCGCAGGGCGCAGGCGGCGGCACGAAGATCGGGGAGAGCCTGCAGACCTTCAACCGCTGGCACGCCCGGCGCGTGATCCATTCGCGCAGCTGCGTGATGATCGTGTCCGACGGTTACGAGACCGGCGACGCTGCCTTGCTCGGCCGCGAAATGGCCGCGCTGGCGCGGCGCTGCCGGCGCATCGTCTGGCTCAACCCGATGATGGCCTGGGAAGGCTACACGCCCGAGGCGAGGGGTATAAGAGCGGCGCTGCCGCATGTCGATCTCTACGCGCCCGCGAATTCGCTGCAAAGCCTGCGCGCGCTCGAACCCTATTTGATGAAGCTCTGA
- a CDS encoding putative zinc-binding metallopeptidase → MPSRKFAWEKLSDDELLKQRLSSLRVAVEGTWLEDCVSTLHEEMEERGIRLRPHTWMSSEWFSPGGVPGIAIPFYLAHPRLMKLEKKMMFDVEGGTWRECMAILRHEAGHAIQHGYQLQRRRRWQQLFGPSSKHYPRYYRPNPASRRYVQHLRLWYAQSHPDEDFAETFAVWLRPRSNWRTRYAGWPALKKLEYVDELMNEIAGKRPLITTRERVDPLGRLSQTLEEHYKKKQAFYAFTPPKTYDRDLSRLFSADPRHHRSKPASALIRRHRAHIRQLVARWTGENQLTLDAVLDEMISRCRELDLRAVGPEQKLVLDFTVLVTAKTMHTMFGPSRRKWIAL, encoded by the coding sequence ATGCCGAGCCGGAAATTTGCCTGGGAGAAGCTGTCGGATGACGAGTTGCTCAAGCAGCGCCTCTCCAGCCTGAGGGTTGCGGTCGAAGGCACCTGGCTGGAGGATTGCGTCAGCACGCTCCACGAGGAAATGGAAGAGCGAGGCATCCGGCTGCGACCGCACACCTGGATGTCGAGCGAATGGTTCAGTCCGGGCGGCGTGCCTGGTATCGCCATTCCGTTCTATCTCGCCCATCCGCGCCTGATGAAGCTCGAGAAGAAGATGATGTTTGACGTCGAGGGCGGGACCTGGCGCGAGTGCATGGCCATCCTCCGTCACGAGGCCGGCCATGCCATCCAGCACGGCTACCAGTTGCAGCGCCGCCGGCGCTGGCAGCAGCTGTTCGGCCCGTCGTCGAAACACTATCCGCGCTACTACCGGCCCAATCCGGCGAGCCGGCGCTACGTCCAGCATCTCCGGCTGTGGTACGCGCAGAGCCATCCGGACGAGGATTTCGCCGAGACCTTTGCGGTGTGGCTGCGGCCGCGCTCGAACTGGCGGACGCGATATGCCGGCTGGCCGGCACTGAAGAAGCTCGAATATGTCGACGAGCTGATGAACGAGATCGCCGGGAAGCGACCGCTGATCACGACGCGGGAGCGCGTCGATCCGCTGGGCCGGCTCAGCCAGACGCTCGAAGAGCACTACAAGAAGAAGCAGGCGTTCTACGCCTTCACGCCTCCGAAAACCTACGACCGCGATCTCTCCCGGCTGTTTTCAGCCGATCCGCGGCATCACCGGTCGAAGCCGGCCTCCGCCCTGATCAGGCGGCACCGCGCCCACATCAGGCAATTGGTCGCGCGATGGACGGGCGAGAACCAGCTCACGCTCGATGCCGTGCTCGACGAGATGATCTCCCGCTGCCGCGAGCTCGACCTGCGCGCAGTCGGTCCCGAACAGAAGCTCGTTCTCGATTTCACCGTCCTTGTGACCGCCAAGACGATGCACACGATGTTCGGCCCGTCTCGGCGCAAATGGATCGCGCTATGA
- a CDS encoding D-alanine--D-alanine ligase family protein, with protein MRRLRILVLMHPDFIPPDSSEGYTPQEINNWKTEYDVVSTLRAAGHEVRVLGAQEEIRPVREAIEQFKPHVVFTLLEEFHNNVAYDQHIASYLELMKVPYTGCNPRGLILARGKDLSKTLVHHRRIAVPAFAVFPMRRKVKRPKHLALPLIVKALNMDGSAGISQASIVDTDEKLAERVAFIHDRSETAAIAEQFIEGRELYVGVLGNNRLRVLPVWELKFGSMGGRRSRHIATEKAKHDTDYQEKVGIVDGPAKDLAPEVTARIQRAAKRIYRALGLDGYARIDFRLAADGTPYFIEANPNPEIAKSQEFATAALHAGLKYPALLQRILTLGISRAKAGVSLG; from the coding sequence ATGAGACGACTCCGTATTCTCGTGCTGATGCATCCGGACTTCATACCTCCGGACTCCTCCGAGGGTTATACCCCTCAGGAAATCAACAACTGGAAGACGGAATACGACGTCGTCAGCACCCTGCGCGCGGCCGGCCATGAGGTCCGGGTCCTCGGTGCCCAGGAGGAAATCAGACCGGTCCGCGAAGCGATCGAGCAGTTCAAGCCGCACGTGGTCTTCACGCTGCTGGAAGAATTCCACAACAACGTTGCCTACGACCAGCACATCGCCAGCTATCTCGAACTGATGAAGGTCCCCTATACAGGGTGCAATCCGCGCGGCCTGATTCTGGCGCGCGGCAAGGATCTGTCCAAGACGCTGGTGCACCATCGCCGCATCGCGGTGCCCGCCTTCGCCGTCTTCCCGATGCGACGCAAGGTCAAGCGGCCGAAGCATCTTGCGCTGCCGCTGATCGTCAAGGCCCTCAACATGGATGGATCTGCCGGCATTTCTCAGGCCTCCATCGTCGATACCGACGAAAAGCTCGCGGAGCGCGTCGCCTTCATCCACGATCGGAGCGAAACCGCAGCCATCGCCGAGCAGTTCATCGAGGGACGCGAGCTCTACGTCGGCGTGCTCGGCAACAACCGCCTCCGCGTGCTGCCGGTCTGGGAGTTGAAATTCGGCAGCATGGGCGGGCGCAGGTCACGGCACATCGCCACGGAGAAGGCCAAGCACGACACCGACTATCAGGAGAAGGTCGGCATCGTCGACGGACCGGCGAAGGACCTCGCGCCGGAAGTCACCGCCCGCATCCAGCGCGCCGCGAAACGCATCTACCGGGCGCTTGGCCTCGACGGCTACGCGCGGATCGATTTTCGTCTCGCCGCCGACGGCACGCCGTATTTCATTGAAGCCAATCCCAACCCCGAGATCGCCAAGAGCCAGGAGTTCGCCACGGCGGCTCTCCATGCCGGGCTCAAATATCCGGCTCTCCTGCAGCGCATCCTGACGCTCGGGATCAGCCGCGCCAAGGCGGGGGTGTCGCTAGGCTGA
- a CDS encoding 50S ribosomal protein L25/general stress protein Ctc: MATTVKELKATARPKSGKGAARAERRAGRVPGVIYGNNQPPLPISVDDRELRARILAGRFLTTLVDVELDGKKHRVIPRDYHLDPVKDFPIHVDFMRLGEGATIRISVPLHVVKSESSPGVKRGGAVNIVAHAIELECGVESIPQFIEADVGSLEIGHSLHLADIKLPAGVKALTSEDATLVTIVPPSGYAEEQKAAAAATAPGAAAAPAAGAAPAAGAAAPAAGAKAPAAAAKAPAGGDKKK, translated from the coding sequence ATGGCGACGACCGTCAAGGAATTGAAGGCGACCGCACGTCCGAAGAGCGGCAAGGGGGCCGCCCGGGCTGAGCGTCGCGCCGGGAGAGTGCCCGGAGTGATCTATGGCAACAACCAGCCCCCGCTCCCGATCTCGGTGGACGATCGCGAACTGCGTGCGCGCATTCTCGCCGGCCGGTTCCTGACCACGCTGGTCGACGTCGAGCTCGACGGCAAGAAGCACCGCGTGATTCCGCGCGACTACCACCTCGATCCGGTCAAGGACTTCCCGATCCACGTCGACTTCATGCGACTCGGCGAAGGCGCCACCATCCGCATCAGCGTGCCCCTGCACGTCGTGAAGTCGGAATCTTCCCCGGGCGTGAAGCGCGGCGGCGCCGTCAACATCGTCGCGCATGCGATCGAGCTCGAATGCGGCGTCGAGAGCATTCCGCAATTCATCGAAGCCGACGTCGGCTCGCTCGAGATCGGTCACTCCTTGCATCTGGCCGACATCAAGCTGCCGGCCGGCGTCAAGGCGCTGACCTCCGAGGACGCGACCCTCGTCACCATCGTGCCGCCCTCCGGCTACGCCGAAGAGCAGAAGGCTGCGGCTGCCGCCACGGCTCCGGGTGCTGCTGCGGCTCCGGCGGCTGGTGCTGCTCCGGCGGCTGGCGCTGCGGCGCCGGCGGCTGGCGCGAAGGCTCCGGCAGCGGCTGCCAAGGCTCCCGCCGGCGGCGACAAGAAGAAGTAA
- a CDS encoding class I SAM-dependent methyltransferase: protein MTEQPLLNEIKALIKSSGPMPVWRYMELCLMHPRYGYYISRDPLGREGDFTTSPEVSQMFGELLGLWTASVWKQMGSPQFLRLIELGPGRGTMMADALRALRVLPPLYQALHIHMVEVNPVLRERQNATLSGVRNIAWHDSIDDVPEGPSIILANEYFDVLPIHQMVKRENGWHERVIEVDPNGKLQFGAAAEPTPRFDVLLPPLVRAAPVGAVFEWRPDSEIMKLATRVRDQDGAALIIDYGHLRSDAGDTFQAIARHTFTDPLKAPGQADVTAHVDFQALARAAEDVGARVHGPVTQGDFLKRVGIETRAAALMQKASPEIATDISIALKRLTDTGRSGMGSMFKVLGISEPRLTGLAGLSDLEHAGDAS from the coding sequence GTGACCGAACAGCCGCTACTCAACGAGATCAAGGCGCTGATCAAATCCTCAGGCCCCATGCCGGTCTGGCGGTACATGGAACTGTGCCTGATGCACCCGCGCTATGGCTATTACATCTCGCGCGATCCGCTCGGGCGTGAGGGCGACTTCACCACCTCGCCGGAGGTCAGCCAGATGTTCGGCGAGCTCCTGGGGTTGTGGACCGCCTCGGTCTGGAAGCAGATGGGCTCGCCGCAATTCCTGCGGCTGATCGAGCTCGGCCCCGGCCGCGGCACCATGATGGCGGATGCGCTGCGCGCGCTCCGCGTGCTACCGCCGCTCTACCAGGCGCTTCACATCCACATGGTCGAGGTCAATCCCGTCCTGCGCGAGCGGCAGAATGCGACGCTGTCGGGCGTGCGCAACATCGCCTGGCACGACAGCATCGACGACGTGCCGGAAGGACCGAGCATCATCCTCGCCAACGAATATTTCGACGTGCTGCCGATCCACCAGATGGTGAAGCGCGAGAACGGCTGGCACGAGCGCGTGATCGAGGTCGACCCCAACGGCAAGCTTCAATTCGGCGCGGCGGCCGAGCCGACGCCGCGTTTCGACGTGCTGCTGCCGCCTTTGGTACGCGCCGCGCCCGTCGGCGCCGTGTTCGAATGGCGGCCCGACAGCGAGATCATGAAGCTCGCCACGCGCGTGCGCGACCAGGACGGCGCCGCGCTGATCATCGACTACGGCCATCTGCGCAGCGATGCGGGCGACACCTTTCAGGCTATCGCGCGCCACACCTTCACCGATCCCCTGAAGGCGCCGGGCCAGGCCGACGTCACCGCCCATGTCGACTTCCAGGCGCTGGCGCGTGCAGCCGAGGATGTCGGCGCCCGCGTGCACGGTCCGGTGACGCAAGGCGATTTCCTCAAGCGCGTCGGCATCGAGACGCGCGCGGCTGCCCTGATGCAGAAGGCGTCGCCGGAAATTGCGACCGACATCTCGATCGCGCTCAAGCGCCTGACCGACACCGGGCGCAGCGGCATGGGCTCGATGTTCAAGGTGCTCGGCATCTCCGAGCCGCGGCTGACAGGCCTTGCGGGCCTCAGCGATCTCGAACATGCCGGAGACGCTTCATGA